Within the Puniceicoccus vermicola genome, the region CTTTTTTTAAGATGTCGCGCTGACGACGCAGTTGCTCGTTCTCCCGGCGCAAACGCTTTAGCTCCGAGGCTTCATCAGGATCGGAGGCTCCGGAAGGCATCTCCCCCGGCTCACGCCGGTCTCGATCCCTTCCTTCTCCTCCGATCCCAGCTGCACGATTACGCCATAATCTCAGCGTGTTCGGGGAAACTCCCAGTTCTTCAGCTACGTGCTTGAGAGGGCGAGCACTACTGATCAGAAGATCAACAGCTCCCTCGCGGAACTCACGGGAATAGGCAGGTTTGGTTGGTGGCATATCGGTTATCCTTTTCATTTGCACCGAGCTGTCCAACATATCAGGGGAAGCTCACCTCAGCCAAATACCCACTCAACACCAGCGTGCTCGAGGGCATGAACAACAAGATCAAGGTCATCAAAAGAACCGCTTATGGCTTCAGGGATACGGAATACTTCTTCCTCAAGATTAAGCATGCTTTCCCCGGGAAATGACGATGAACGGCTTAATTTTGGTGTTCCTTTGGTATTCATTTTATCCTCTTCCGAAGAGGAATCAGAAGCGAGTTCTTCCGCCGCGGGTCGAGTCCTGGAGGTGGACAGGCGGGGTGGTGCCGAATTTGCGAGCTTGCGCGAAGCGGCCAAGGCCAGCGGCCCCGGAGATGTGATTCGCATCGCCCCGGGGAGTGGTCCATATCGGGAAGTTCTGGAGATTACGAACTCGGGAAGAGCTGGGGCTCCGATTGTTGTCGAAGGTAATGGAGAACTGGTGACGGGTTTTGAGCCACTCGAGGGATTTCGAAAATCGGGAGATGCTTATGTTTGCGATCTGCCGGTCGAGTTTCCTTTTGTGCTCACCCACAAGGGAGAGCGAGTGGCCCAAGATGCCGAGACGAAACAATTCGGGGAGTTGGCAAAACTCTCCGAGGATCAGAGGCAATTGCAGTTGCTTCCGGGCGTGAGTCCCGAGAGCTGGGAAATCTCGACACGGACCTATGTTGTCAAGGTATGGAATGTTTCGCACCATATCTACCGAGACCTTCGGGCTTCAGGCGCGCAAAATGATGCTTTCAATCTTCATGGAGTAGGCGAGCACCTGGTGTTTGAGAATGTGGAGGGATTTCATTCTCTCGACGAGGGATTTTCGGCCCACGATGACATTTCCTGCGAGGTTCATGGGGGAGAGTTTTATGGGAACGACAACGGTCTCGTGAATATTGCGGACAGCAAGATGGTCGCCTCGAATCTGGAGATTCGTGGAAACTTGGGGTGGGGGCTTTACTTGCTGGATTGTGAAGCGGTCTTGGACGACGTTCTTGTCGAAGAAAATGGTTTGGCGCAGATCATGGTCGCCAATTCTGTCGTCGAATGGAATCACGTGACGGCGGTGATGCCCTCGTGGAATGATCGACGCTGGGTGACCTACAATGAATCTTCGGGCAAGGAACCGGCTAAAGCGCCTCTTGTGACGGATCGCCGGAGTCAGGTTAGCGGCACTCTGCCCAAACTGGTGGGAGGATCCGATGAATAGAGTGGATCATTTTTTCAATACCTCGACTGAAGGAAGCAGGAGAAAGGGCTTCTCGCTCATCGAACTGCTGACGGTGATTGCGGTGCTCGGGATTCTCGGAGGCATCCTAACCGTGGCGGTCGGCAGTGCGCGGAGGATGGCCCGCTCGGCCGAGTGTACTTCGAACTTAAGGAATCTGGGCATGGGCCTGAATCTCTACTCGCAGAATAATCATGGTAAGCTGCCTACAGCCGGAAATTACAATACCGTTCCCGGAGTGGGTGAGAATAAGAGCTGGATGCTGGCCTTAAGTGAGTTCATGGAGCAGAAGTTTCCGGGCGAGAACGAAAAAACCATGTTTCTTTGTCCGTCCGCTGTAGAGACCTATCCGGATGGAGTGGCTCGGAGAACGTATGGCATGAACGCAGCGGGAACTGGGGCCGATGTCGAGATGCGGGTTGGGTCTTTTCTCAAGCCAACTTCGACGGTTCTCCTGATGGATACGGTTCATCTCAGCGATGGAGACGGCCAATATGCATTTGGTGCGGGCAGTTACGAGAGATTTGCGGATTGGCGCCATGGTGATTCGCTGAATGCTCTCTTTGTCGATGGTCATGTGGAGAACATCCAACGAGCCAATAAGGCGGACCTCGGTGAATATGTTCTAAACTATCGGGAGCGGGAATAGTCGGACCGATAATGTTCCCGGAGAAGTCATTTTTCCGAGATCGGGATCGTGATTCTTTTCTGGGAGGAATCAATATATCGGCTTGATGCGGTAGAATACTGAGCCCCGGGTGGCGGGGGCGGACCAATCGTTGTGACCGTAGAGGGTGTCGATGGGTTGCCATCCGTCTGGAGATAGGTCGGTGCTCATCTCGACTTGATACATCGGGGCAACGTGATCCCATGCGAGGTGGACTCCTTGGCCATGTGGGGCTCTTTCAATCTTTAGGCCGGGTGTAGGGTAACCGGCCCGGCGGAATGTTCCAGTAGCTAGACCGAGTGAGGATGCATCGCCGCTGGCGACGAATTCGTAGACGGTGGTTTCCCCGGGGGAAAGGGTCGAGGCTCCGTTTCCGGGACGAATCAGCCAATGATCCCCCTCTGCTTGTCGGGCTCCCTTACCCCATCCGCTCGTAAGCGTCGTCTCGCCCGGATCCAGCTGGAGGGTCCAGGCGGGGATGGAGTCCGATTCAGGATTGTCGACGATGATGGCGGCTTGAAATCCCGTGTCCCATTCGCTGGTAATTTTGATGCTTATAGTGGGGGTGTCGGTCGGAATACTTTGAATAAAGGCGGTATCCGGTGCCGGGTAGGCCACGGCTTGTTCGTGGATGGAGCGGACGGCTCCACGTTCGAATTCAGGTGCGAATGTTTCTGATTCGGGGACGGCTTCGTAGGTCTCCCGATGAAACAAATTTTCGGCTGCGACCATCTCGGCGTTGACCGGATTTCTCATCCAGTTTTCCAATTGCGAGAGGGTGGCGACCCAGACATCGGGTTGGTCGAGGGCCCAATCGAGGAAATCATTCAGGCCTCCCGCGGTCCCGTCATTGAGCCAGGTCGCGGCGTGGAGCCAGATGCCCAGCGGGGCGCGGTTCCGTTGTAGCGTAGTTCGAAGTTCTCCCTCAGGACGTTGTCGAGCGATTCGCCGGAGACCCCTGGGTC harbors:
- a CDS encoding transposase, which codes for MKRITDMPPTKPAYSREFREGAVDLLISSARPLKHVAEELGVSPNTLRLWRNRAAGIGGEGRDRDRREPGEMPSGASDPDEASELKRLRRENEQLRRQRDILKK
- a CDS encoding right-handed parallel beta-helix repeat-containing protein, with the translated sequence MVFILSSSEEESEASSSAAGRVLEVDRRGGAEFASLREAAKASGPGDVIRIAPGSGPYREVLEITNSGRAGAPIVVEGNGELVTGFEPLEGFRKSGDAYVCDLPVEFPFVLTHKGERVAQDAETKQFGELAKLSEDQRQLQLLPGVSPESWEISTRTYVVKVWNVSHHIYRDLRASGAQNDAFNLHGVGEHLVFENVEGFHSLDEGFSAHDDISCEVHGGEFYGNDNGLVNIADSKMVASNLEIRGNLGWGLYLLDCEAVLDDVLVEENGLAQIMVANSVVEWNHVTAVMPSWNDRRWVTYNESSGKEPAKAPLVTDRRSQVSGTLPKLVGGSDE
- a CDS encoding DUF1559 domain-containing protein; its protein translation is MNRVDHFFNTSTEGSRRKGFSLIELLTVIAVLGILGGILTVAVGSARRMARSAECTSNLRNLGMGLNLYSQNNHGKLPTAGNYNTVPGVGENKSWMLALSEFMEQKFPGENEKTMFLCPSAVETYPDGVARRTYGMNAAGTGADVEMRVGSFLKPTSTVLLMDTVHLSDGDGQYAFGAGSYERFADWRHGDSLNALFVDGHVENIQRANKADLGEYVLNYRERE
- a CDS encoding cellulose binding domain-containing protein translates to MRNPVNAEMVAAENLFHRETYEAVPESETFAPEFERGAVRSIHEQAVAYPAPDTAFIQSIPTDTPTISIKITSEWDTGFQAAIIVDNPESDSIPAWTLQLDPGETTLTSGWGKGARQAEGDHWLIRPGNGASTLSPGETTVYEFVASGDASSLGLATGTFRRAGYPTPGLKIERAPHGQGVHLAWDHVAPMYQVEMSTDLSPDGWQPIDTLYGHNDWSAPATRGSVFYRIKPIY